One genomic window of Providencia hangzhouensis includes the following:
- a CDS encoding fimbrial protein, producing MTIRVAKIALGSSLLWPLLSWGMTANNTPGDIVMQGELIEASCTIDPESRELWVNFGEISAREITPEVNMLVSKNFAIKLVGCTLPSNDKGSASRAQITMMGTSVNDDQLLQVSGDSEGFGIQFRDSHGEILKLNRKMPDYTLLEGRNRLDFTAILVAYQKHIKAGDFAGVLRFRMDYF from the coding sequence ATGACTATTCGGGTTGCAAAAATAGCACTAGGCTCTAGTTTGCTATGGCCTCTATTAAGTTGGGGAATGACCGCCAATAACACCCCCGGTGATATTGTAATGCAAGGTGAATTAATAGAAGCCTCATGTACGATTGATCCTGAAAGCCGAGAACTTTGGGTTAATTTTGGTGAAATCAGTGCCCGAGAGATCACTCCTGAAGTCAATATGCTGGTGAGTAAGAATTTTGCTATAAAGCTCGTTGGATGTACGTTGCCTTCTAATGATAAAGGTAGTGCATCACGCGCGCAAATAACCATGATGGGAACATCTGTTAATGATGATCAACTTTTACAAGTAAGCGGCGATTCAGAGGGGTTTGGAATTCAGTTTAGAGACTCTCACGGCGAAATACTTAAACTTAATAGAAAAATGCCGGATTACACATTATTAGAAGGGCGCAATAGATTAGATTTTACTGCAATTTTAGTTGCTTATCAAAAGCATATTAAGGCAGGTGATTTCGCTGGAGTTCTAAGGTTTAGAATGGATTATTTCTAA
- a CDS encoding heavy metal response regulator transcription factor — MRILLIEDHLKTQVWVKNGLEEAGFLVDVTNDGRDGLYFALENSYQLVILDIMLPGMNGWEILKILRTAKNIPVICLTARDAVDDRIKGLELGANDYLVKPFSFSELLARVKNQLKINQPASTTITIADLKIDLTRHDVERAGKKITLTRQEFSLLLFFVLHCDEILPRTLIASEVWGIDFESDTNIIDVAIRRLRKKIDDEFDVKLIETIRGMGYRLNRPIE; from the coding sequence ATGAGAATACTATTAATTGAAGATCACCTAAAAACCCAAGTGTGGGTCAAAAATGGGTTAGAAGAAGCGGGTTTTCTCGTTGATGTGACTAATGATGGTCGCGATGGTCTCTATTTTGCCTTAGAAAACAGTTATCAATTGGTGATCCTCGATATCATGCTGCCTGGTATGAATGGCTGGGAAATTTTAAAAATCTTACGCACAGCTAAAAACATACCGGTGATTTGCCTCACTGCGCGGGATGCCGTTGATGACAGAATTAAAGGTTTAGAGCTTGGTGCCAATGACTATCTCGTTAAGCCGTTTTCGTTTTCTGAATTATTAGCCAGGGTTAAAAACCAATTAAAAATTAACCAGCCAGCCTCAACCACCATAACTATTGCGGATTTAAAAATCGACTTAACTCGCCACGATGTTGAGCGTGCTGGAAAGAAAATCACCTTAACTCGGCAAGAGTTTTCCTTATTGCTGTTTTTCGTTCTACATTGCGATGAAATTTTACCTAGAACCTTAATTGCTAGCGAAGTTTGGGGCATCGATTTTGAAAGTGACACGAATATTATTGATGTGGCTATCCGTCGATTGAGAAAAAAAATCGATGATGAATTTGACGTTAAACTCATCGAAACCATTCGAGGGATGGGATACCGTTTAAATAGGCCAATAGAATGA
- a CDS encoding heavy metal sensor histidine kinase, translating into MKKKSLRFKLISLFIILMVTNAGVVTWILYHSLKNELSQQDNNLLVNRAEQLAKLIAGGIDIKTLPMYFQSMMDMRQDLIQISDAAGQILVTTNRELLGSQPLQLVNLEQLNINAINHWQTAQGIPISAVYFSMNSPIGSLHVVLGKVSVDRSGVLAQYLTQSVVISVLSILLMGLLSLWLLKKGLSDIQALSQITVKTDVHALNDPIDIDQLPQELKELGESMNTMRQRLKHDFVKLTQFADDLAHELRTPINAIRVQNEITLQRSRSVSEYEGMIVSNIEELDKLSQMIQSTLFIARAENKNITLNREKLSLYTLVNDVYELFSAYAEEKQIELYCEPSYLTLDADPVLLSRVLVNIVSNAIKYSHSGTRVVTQIIALPQQREIKITNQGKPLQNSDEIFTRFWRGDNARTTEGTGLGLAIVKAIVGLHGGSASFEHHAGTSTITLKFPTIK; encoded by the coding sequence ATGAAAAAGAAATCACTTCGATTCAAACTTATTTCTCTGTTTATCATTCTTATGGTTACTAATGCTGGAGTGGTGACATGGATTTTGTATCATTCACTCAAAAATGAACTATCTCAACAAGATAATAATTTACTGGTTAACCGTGCGGAGCAGCTTGCCAAACTCATCGCTGGTGGCATTGATATCAAAACACTTCCCATGTATTTCCAAAGCATGATGGATATGCGCCAAGACTTGATCCAAATCTCTGATGCAGCAGGGCAAATATTGGTCACAACCAATCGCGAGTTATTGGGCTCCCAACCTCTTCAGTTAGTCAATCTTGAGCAGCTAAACATCAATGCCATTAACCATTGGCAAACTGCTCAAGGCATCCCTATTTCTGCGGTCTATTTTTCGATGAATTCTCCAATAGGGTCGCTCCATGTGGTGCTTGGTAAAGTTTCTGTCGACCGTAGTGGCGTGTTGGCTCAATATCTTACCCAAAGTGTGGTGATTTCTGTCCTCTCAATTTTGCTGATGGGGCTACTTAGCTTATGGCTGTTGAAAAAAGGGTTATCCGACATTCAAGCATTGAGCCAGATAACGGTCAAAACAGACGTTCATGCATTAAATGATCCAATCGATATTGATCAGCTACCACAAGAGCTAAAAGAGCTGGGCGAATCAATGAATACGATGCGCCAGCGGTTAAAGCATGATTTTGTCAAACTTACTCAATTTGCTGATGACTTGGCGCATGAGTTGAGAACCCCAATTAATGCGATTCGGGTACAAAATGAAATTACACTTCAGCGCTCGCGCAGTGTTAGCGAATATGAAGGGATGATAGTCAGTAATATTGAAGAGCTCGATAAACTGTCACAAATGATCCAAAGTACTTTGTTTATTGCCCGTGCGGAAAATAAAAATATTACCTTAAATCGAGAAAAACTTTCTTTATATACGTTAGTTAACGATGTTTACGAACTCTTTTCTGCCTATGCAGAAGAAAAACAGATTGAGCTGTATTGTGAGCCCTCATACCTGACTCTGGATGCTGATCCAGTATTACTCAGCCGAGTTTTAGTGAATATTGTTTCCAACGCGATTAAATATTCTCACTCAGGCACTCGCGTCGTTACCCAAATTATTGCGCTGCCGCAACAGCGAGAAATTAAAATTACTAACCAAGGTAAACCTCTACAAAATAGTGATGAAATTTTCACCCGTTTTTGGCGCGGGGATAATGCTCGAACGACAGAGGGAACAGGACTCGGGTTAGCGATTGTGAAAGCGATAGTCGGATTACATGGCGGATCAGCGAGTTTTGAACACCATGCAGGAACCAGTACCATTACCCTGAAATTTCCTACAATTAAGTAA
- a CDS encoding fimbria/pilus outer membrane usher protein has protein sequence MIILNGNINNIKKLFAIYIAVLCYSPNMSANDLVEFNVDVLDVGDRNNIDLTRFSKDNFVFPGTYLLDLYINGQSLSQQKVTYITDPHDSEKSLVCFTPKQIEMLALKEDALKKIQAISPECSNILPISGVKINNHEGKLDITIPQAWMKYSDPSWVPPERWDSGVSGLIFDYNLTGSVSRSLTTHTNKHSLSAYGQTGFNLGAWRFRADYQANYNERGDRKFDWNQFYAYRPLIHMAAKLTLGEIYLSSQVFDTIRFTGFNLASDERMLPPNLRGYAPQINGIAKSNSKIVVTQAGRVVYETTVPAGPFSIQDLQSSIRGTLDVKVEGDDGEVSTFQVDTANIPYLTRPGYVRYNASVGKPSRFNHKPEGPMFATGDFSWGLSNNWSLIGGLLFAGRDYTAISAGLGRDLSIFGALSADITQSISRMPGDNTQTGSSYRLSYSKSFDELNSTITFAGYRFSQDKFRTLSQYLDERENKYLGIGRQKEMYTVTGNKTFWADDPDWRTTVFLTYTHQTFWDQTSQDRYGLSVGRTFRLMGINGVSTNIAAYRSDYRGRRDDSISLSISVPVGDSRWAGYDLQNSGSKTSHMLSYSDNRDTNNLWRVRAGRSSDDRVRFDGYYQKRTQLAEVNTNVSYQERQTASINGTLRGGFTATKHGAALHNSTGTTDTARIMVDTNGVGGVPFNHEKTRTNWAGISVVPDIVSYYSFDTRIDVDKLKNNVDTNKAIATSTLTEGAIGYQRFDVAQGEKLIATIRYNDTVPPFGADVTNADGINIAMLMENGLAYLMAVNPKETLTVSWGGKAQCKIQLPEKINSGMSVLLPCQ, from the coding sequence ATGATTATTTTAAATGGAAATATAAATAATATAAAAAAACTATTTGCAATATATATTGCAGTACTTTGCTATTCACCAAATATGTCTGCAAATGATCTTGTTGAGTTTAATGTTGACGTATTAGATGTTGGTGACCGTAACAATATTGATTTAACTCGATTCTCTAAAGATAATTTCGTATTTCCTGGGACATATTTATTAGATCTCTATATTAATGGACAATCATTGTCTCAGCAGAAGGTCACTTATATTACCGATCCTCACGATAGTGAAAAATCATTAGTTTGTTTTACCCCTAAGCAAATTGAAATGTTAGCGCTCAAAGAAGATGCGTTAAAAAAAATCCAAGCCATATCCCCTGAATGTTCAAATATTTTACCTATTTCAGGCGTTAAAATTAATAATCATGAAGGCAAACTGGATATCACTATTCCACAGGCATGGATGAAATATTCCGATCCTAGTTGGGTGCCGCCTGAGCGTTGGGATTCTGGGGTTTCAGGCCTTATATTTGATTATAACCTGACCGGGTCAGTTTCTCGTTCTTTGACGACACATACAAATAAACACTCATTATCAGCATATGGCCAAACGGGATTTAACTTGGGGGCATGGCGTTTTAGAGCTGATTATCAAGCTAATTATAACGAGCGTGGCGATAGAAAATTCGATTGGAACCAGTTTTATGCATATCGTCCTCTGATCCACATGGCGGCTAAGCTGACACTGGGTGAAATTTATCTAAGTTCTCAGGTTTTTGACACGATTCGCTTCACTGGTTTTAACCTTGCCAGTGATGAACGTATGTTACCGCCGAATCTACGAGGATATGCACCACAGATTAATGGTATCGCGAAAAGCAATTCAAAAATTGTTGTGACTCAAGCTGGGCGTGTCGTTTATGAAACGACGGTACCTGCGGGGCCATTCAGTATTCAAGATTTGCAAAGCTCAATCCGTGGAACCTTGGATGTCAAAGTTGAAGGTGATGACGGCGAGGTATCGACTTTTCAAGTTGATACGGCAAATATCCCTTATTTAACTCGCCCGGGTTATGTGCGTTACAACGCTTCGGTCGGTAAGCCATCTCGATTTAATCACAAGCCTGAGGGGCCAATGTTTGCCACGGGAGATTTCTCTTGGGGGCTGAGCAATAACTGGTCACTCATTGGCGGCCTACTTTTTGCGGGTAGGGATTACACTGCAATATCTGCTGGGTTAGGGCGCGATTTATCTATATTTGGTGCACTTTCTGCAGATATCACACAATCCATTAGCCGAATGCCGGGTGATAACACACAAACGGGTTCTTCTTATCGTCTGAGTTATTCAAAGTCATTTGATGAACTTAACAGTACGATTACTTTTGCGGGTTACCGCTTCTCGCAGGATAAGTTTAGAACGCTGTCGCAATATTTAGATGAGCGTGAAAACAAATATCTGGGTATTGGCCGTCAAAAAGAGATGTATACCGTTACAGGGAATAAAACTTTTTGGGCGGATGATCCTGATTGGAGAACGACAGTATTCTTAACTTATACCCATCAGACCTTTTGGGACCAAACATCTCAAGATAGATATGGCTTATCCGTGGGGCGAACATTTCGTCTAATGGGCATCAATGGTGTCTCAACCAATATTGCGGCTTACCGTTCTGACTATCGAGGTCGACGTGACGATAGCATTTCACTTTCGATTTCAGTGCCTGTTGGTGATAGCCGTTGGGCTGGATACGACTTGCAAAATAGTGGTAGTAAGACCAGCCATATGCTGTCTTACAGTGATAACAGGGATACGAATAATTTATGGCGAGTTAGAGCCGGCCGAAGCAGCGATGATCGCGTCCGGTTTGATGGATATTATCAAAAACGGACGCAACTTGCTGAAGTTAATACCAATGTGAGCTATCAAGAAAGACAAACGGCATCGATCAACGGGACATTGCGCGGTGGCTTCACTGCTACTAAGCATGGTGCTGCATTGCATAACAGCACCGGTACAACGGATACAGCAAGAATTATGGTCGATACCAACGGTGTTGGTGGCGTGCCGTTTAACCATGAAAAAACGCGAACTAACTGGGCTGGTATCTCTGTTGTGCCTGATATTGTCAGCTATTACAGCTTCGACACACGTATTGATGTCGATAAGTTAAAAAATAACGTTGATACCAATAAGGCGATCGCAACCTCGACATTAACAGAAGGGGCAATCGGTTATCAGCGATTTGATGTTGCACAAGGTGAAAAGCTCATTGCCACCATTCGTTATAACGATACGGTACCTCCGTTTGGTGCTGATGTGACAAACGCGGATGGAATTAACATTGCCATGTTAATGGAAAATGGGTTGGCGTACTTGATGGCAGTAAATCCTAAAGAAACGTTAACAGTATCTTGGGGTGGAAAAGCGCAATGTAAAATTCAACTGCCTGAAAAAATAAATTCGGGCATGTCAGTTTTGCTGCCTTGCCAATAA
- a CDS encoding fimbrial protein: protein MNNSITSGVFSLILSIGTLTAVSTAYAQGSVSMNGSIIETACAIDVGSRDQTIDMGSIALTQIRRDGQGPARPFVIRLVNCVLERQNPDKPNWQYFRVTFDGSHDRGLFGVNGQAQGVGLQIQREGDGEIAIPGQGMSVSSLTAGTKDLTYRLRLVANNRPLASGQYYSQLRFKLDYE from the coding sequence ATGAATAATTCGATAACCAGTGGAGTGTTTTCATTGATCTTAAGTATAGGCACGTTGACTGCGGTATCAACTGCATATGCTCAAGGCTCAGTGAGTATGAATGGAAGCATTATTGAAACAGCATGTGCAATTGATGTCGGCAGCCGTGATCAAACTATTGATATGGGAAGTATTGCGCTGACTCAAATTCGCCGTGATGGGCAAGGACCTGCTCGCCCTTTTGTTATCCGATTAGTGAATTGTGTTCTTGAACGCCAAAATCCTGACAAACCGAATTGGCAATACTTTCGCGTAACATTCGATGGCTCCCATGACAGGGGGTTATTTGGTGTGAACGGACAAGCTCAAGGTGTTGGATTACAAATTCAACGTGAGGGAGATGGTGAAATTGCCATACCTGGCCAAGGAATGTCAGTGAGCTCCCTAACAGCTGGAACAAAAGATCTCACCTATCGGCTACGGTTGGTGGCGAATAACCGCCCATTGGCATCAGGCCAATACTACAGTCAATTACGTTTCAAACTGGATTATGAATAG
- the msrP gene encoding protein-methionine-sulfoxide reductase catalytic subunit MsrP — MKKLPKIPASQITDETLFFMKRRQLLKALGIGAAGLTVATTANAGLFSWFDDDTPTPPMTPRKPLTFIQPEEFQPSLTLTPEDKVIGYNNFYEFGLGKSDPAENAHTLVTDEWTVTIDGEVNRPLTLNLDDINTKFPLEERIYRMRCVEAWSMVIPWVGFPLAKLLALVEPTSKAKYVAFETRYAPEQMPGQKSRYIGGGLSYPYVEGLRLDEAMNPLTLLATGVYGKTLPNQNGAPIRLVVPWKYGFKGIKSIVKIRLTEQMPDTTWNLSAPSEYGFFANVNPDVSHPRWSQATERFIGAGGLGQVTRQPTLLFNGYGEQVASLYQGMDLRRYY, encoded by the coding sequence ATGAAAAAGTTACCTAAAATTCCCGCATCTCAAATCACGGATGAAACCCTCTTTTTTATGAAACGCCGTCAGCTACTTAAGGCTTTAGGCATTGGAGCTGCAGGTTTAACCGTTGCGACGACGGCTAATGCAGGGCTGTTTTCTTGGTTCGATGACGATACGCCAACACCTCCGATGACGCCAAGAAAACCTCTGACATTTATTCAACCTGAAGAGTTTCAGCCATCTTTAACCCTCACCCCTGAAGATAAAGTGATTGGTTATAATAATTTTTATGAATTTGGGCTCGGTAAATCCGATCCTGCCGAGAATGCCCATACTTTAGTCACGGATGAGTGGACGGTGACAATAGATGGCGAAGTGAATCGTCCCCTGACGCTTAATTTAGATGACATAAACACTAAGTTTCCCTTAGAGGAGCGCATCTATCGCATGCGCTGTGTTGAGGCTTGGTCGATGGTCATTCCATGGGTTGGCTTTCCTTTAGCGAAATTATTGGCTCTAGTCGAACCCACTAGCAAAGCTAAATATGTGGCTTTTGAAACACGCTACGCACCAGAACAAATGCCAGGACAAAAAAGTCGTTATATTGGTGGTGGTTTATCGTACCCCTATGTTGAAGGGCTACGCTTAGACGAAGCTATGAATCCACTGACTTTGCTGGCGACCGGCGTTTATGGAAAAACATTACCCAACCAAAACGGAGCACCGATCCGGTTGGTCGTACCATGGAAATATGGCTTTAAAGGGATTAAATCTATCGTCAAAATTCGCCTTACTGAGCAAATGCCTGACACGACATGGAACTTATCAGCGCCGAGCGAATATGGCTTTTTTGCCAATGTGAATCCAGATGTAAGCCATCCTCGTTGGTCACAAGCCACCGAACGTTTTATTGGTGCTGGGGGCTTAGGCCAAGTGACCCGCCAGCCAACATTGTTGTTTAATGGATATGGCGAACAAGTGGCAAGTTTGTATCAAGGAATGGATTTGCGGAGATATTATTGA
- a CDS encoding fimbrial protein codes for MKLNKFVMGAVFASGFASFAAMAAYTGTPTNGTIEFSGELVNSACGLSEESSPVKVNFYQIPVSNLKNGERAGNIKKDIVLQGCDTTVAQTATVTYTPSTINPNDNTLAAFTSGTASGAGIGLRDNGNKDVVWGQASTAVNLTDGKTAIPFVAYLKSDNASNAVTPGSFDSTINFKIDYQ; via the coding sequence ATGAAATTGAATAAATTTGTAATGGGTGCTGTATTTGCATCAGGCTTTGCTTCGTTCGCAGCAATGGCTGCTTATACTGGTACACCTACTAACGGTACTATCGAATTTTCAGGTGAATTAGTGAATTCTGCTTGTGGTTTAAGTGAAGAATCAAGTCCTGTAAAAGTAAACTTTTATCAGATCCCTGTTTCTAATTTAAAAAATGGTGAGCGTGCAGGTAATATCAAGAAAGATATCGTTCTGCAAGGGTGTGATACTACCGTTGCACAAACTGCAACTGTAACTTATACACCATCAACTATTAACCCTAATGATAATACATTAGCGGCGTTCACTTCAGGTACTGCAAGTGGTGCTGGTATCGGTTTAAGAGACAATGGAAATAAAGATGTTGTTTGGGGACAAGCTTCTACAGCAGTTAATTTAACTGATGGTAAAACTGCAATTCCATTCGTTGCTTATTTAAAATCTGATAATGCATCTAATGCAGTAACTCCAGGTAGCTTTGATTCAACCATCAATTTTAAAATTGATTACCAATAA
- a CDS encoding sulfite oxidase heme-binding subunit YedZ encodes MPQDNKFIVGLTKGSFHLIALLPLVWLIFLVDTQRLGADPAKDIQHFTGIAALRLLVIIVLIPLVAKLLRFTALFQTRKLLGLWCFFWAVLHLSSYLLLEIGINNLVLFFEEIFSRLYLVIGAIAWLCLLLMAVSSFNRIRLYLGIWWKRIHMLLYPTLILALCHYTLSLKTLTPEPFIYLAIVGSAFAYRMRSQQTQRIKS; translated from the coding sequence ATGCCCCAAGACAATAAGTTCATTGTTGGATTAACCAAAGGGAGCTTTCATCTTATTGCTTTGCTCCCTTTGGTATGGCTGATTTTTTTAGTCGATACCCAACGGCTTGGAGCCGACCCTGCCAAAGATATCCAACATTTTACAGGAATAGCTGCTTTACGTTTGCTTGTTATTATTGTACTGATCCCACTGGTTGCGAAATTATTGCGATTTACTGCCTTGTTTCAGACGCGAAAATTACTGGGGTTATGGTGTTTTTTCTGGGCTGTGCTGCATTTAAGTAGTTATCTATTACTGGAAATTGGCATAAATAATTTGGTGCTATTTTTCGAAGAGATTTTTTCGCGGCTCTATTTAGTGATTGGCGCGATAGCTTGGTTGTGTTTATTGTTGATGGCAGTCAGTTCATTCAACCGTATACGTCTTTATTTGGGCATATGGTGGAAAAGAATTCATATGCTGCTTTACCCTACGCTCATATTGGCGCTTTGCCACTATACTTTGTCATTAAAAACCTTAACGCCTGAACCATTTATCTATTTAGCCATCGTGGGAAGTGCGTTTGCTTATCGCATGCGGAGCCAGCAAACACAACGAATAAAATCTTAA
- a CDS encoding fimbrial protein, which translates to MKMKSIAMATFMALGLASAANAADQGHGKVTFKGAIIDAPCSISPSSIDQTVELGQISNMALVDGGKSTPRPFEITLENCDITKLTKGVQLTFSGAAASFDNTNKTLGIVGTGAGAGVQITNGSGNVVTLGTAAPFQQIQNGNNTLNFAAYLKGNGGDIDTITAGDFSSVADFTLSYE; encoded by the coding sequence ATGAAAATGAAATCTATTGCAATGGCAACTTTTATGGCTCTGGGATTAGCTTCTGCAGCAAACGCAGCAGATCAAGGCCACGGTAAAGTAACGTTCAAAGGCGCTATTATCGATGCTCCATGCTCAATCTCTCCTAGCTCAATCGACCAAACAGTTGAATTAGGTCAAATTTCTAACATGGCATTAGTTGATGGCGGTAAATCAACTCCACGTCCATTCGAAATCACTTTAGAGAACTGTGATATCACTAAACTGACTAAAGGTGTTCAATTAACCTTTAGTGGTGCTGCTGCATCTTTCGACAATACCAATAAAACACTGGGTATTGTTGGTACTGGCGCAGGCGCTGGTGTTCAGATCACTAATGGTAGCGGCAATGTGGTGACTTTAGGAACAGCAGCACCATTCCAACAAATTCAAAATGGTAACAACACACTGAATTTCGCTGCTTACTTAAAAGGTAATGGTGGCGATATCGACACTATCACTGCCGGTGACTTTAGCTCAGTAGCGGATTTCACTCTGTCTTACGAGTAA
- a CDS encoding tyrosine-type DNA invertase has translation MSTRKYLTQQEISRLLAACHLSRHPERNSCLIYMCFIHGLRASEALSLKLSDLNLESNELYVHRLKNGFSVNHPLIDEEIPLIKAWLKIRNTWKGKESQWLFLSERGTAMTRQRFYQLFSRLGELAELTLGIHPHMLRHACGYALADRGADTRLIQDYLGHTNIQHTVRYTASNPARFRGVW, from the coding sequence ATGTCCACTCGTAAGTATTTAACTCAACAGGAAATATCTCGACTTTTAGCTGCTTGTCATTTGTCACGACATCCCGAACGTAATTCTTGCTTAATTTATATGTGCTTTATACATGGTCTAAGGGCAAGCGAAGCCCTATCGCTAAAATTATCTGATCTTAACTTAGAAAGTAATGAACTTTATGTACACCGTTTAAAGAATGGTTTTTCAGTTAATCACCCACTGATTGATGAAGAGATCCCACTCATTAAAGCTTGGCTAAAAATTAGAAATACATGGAAAGGGAAAGAAAGCCAGTGGTTATTCTTATCTGAAAGAGGGACTGCCATGACTCGCCAGCGCTTTTATCAACTTTTTTCACGACTTGGCGAGCTAGCTGAGCTGACCCTAGGTATTCATCCCCACATGTTACGACATGCATGTGGTTATGCATTAGCGGATAGAGGTGCCGATACGCGTTTAATTCAGGATTATTTGGGGCATACGAATATACAACATACCGTACGATACACAGCAAGTAACCCTGCAAGATTTCGGGGAGTGTGGTAA
- a CDS encoding helix-turn-helix domain-containing protein: MTYFSNEINKEIGQYLRGIRKERNLTGEELAKRLNISQQQISRYETGKTKLTFEMMDTILLIFNKSWRDLFNHVIDRYDNERLQCIIKNENNYFAILDKDTKKMWR, translated from the coding sequence ATGACTTATTTTTCTAATGAGATAAATAAAGAAATAGGGCAGTATCTGAGAGGAATTAGAAAAGAGCGAAACTTAACAGGGGAAGAGTTGGCAAAAAGATTGAATATTAGTCAACAGCAGATATCTCGATATGAAACGGGAAAAACAAAACTGACATTTGAAATGATGGACACAATCCTTTTGATATTCAATAAGTCATGGAGAGACCTTTTTAATCATGTAATAGATAGATACGATAATGAAAGATTACAATGTATTATAAAAAATGAAAATAATTATTTTGCTATCTTAGATAAAGACACTAAAAAAATGTGGCGTTAA
- a CDS encoding helix-turn-helix domain-containing protein, giving the protein MSENIIKPTFNIIVGKKIKKHRKEMKLTAEELGRYIGVSQQQISRYESGVNHINIDFLSQLSELFKVPIQVFLIED; this is encoded by the coding sequence ATGTCAGAAAATATAATAAAACCAACATTTAATATTATTGTAGGAAAAAAAATAAAAAAACACAGAAAAGAAATGAAATTAACTGCTGAGGAACTAGGGAGATATATTGGCGTAAGCCAGCAGCAAATTTCCCGTTATGAATCAGGAGTTAACCATATTAACATTGATTTTTTATCTCAATTATCTGAGTTATTTAAAGTACCAATTCAAGTTTTTTTAATAGAAGACTAA
- a CDS encoding helix-turn-helix domain-containing protein, translated as MQSNLSPKEIVGGNIYKARRAKGLSGSELADLLLCSQQHVSRIERGVIRLHLEQIKQIANSLDIDINCLLDGVGFQNNSVNYIHNMECYFKAEGWFSGSSQFMK; from the coding sequence ATGCAATCTAACTTATCTCCTAAAGAAATTGTCGGGGGTAATATATATAAAGCCCGCCGAGCAAAAGGATTAAGTGGCTCTGAGTTAGCTGATTTACTTTTATGCTCTCAGCAACATGTTTCACGTATTGAGCGCGGAGTTATTCGACTACACCTAGAGCAGATTAAGCAAATTGCGAACTCGCTTGATATTGATATTAATTGTTTATTAGATGGTGTTGGATTTCAAAATAACTCAGTAAATTATATCCATAATATGGAATGTTATTTTAAAGCTGAAGGATGGTTTTCTGGATCTAGTCAATTTATGAAATAG